The Staphylococcus sp. 17KM0847 DNA segment ATTCAAAAAGCACAACAGCAAGGTGCAAAACAGATTTTAATTGACTTACGCAATAACCCCGGTGGCTTACTTGATGAAGCTGTTAAAATGGCTAATATCTTCTTAGATAAAGGTGAAACAGTTGTTCAGTTAGAAAAAGGCAAAAACAAACAAGTGATTAAAACAGATGGAACACCTTTAAAAGATATTAAAAACTTGAATGTATCTGTACTTATTAATGAAGGGTCTGCAAGTGCTTCTGAAGTTTTTGCTGGTGCTTTACGCGATCATAAAGTCGCTACAATCTACGGTCAAAAATCATTTGGCAAAGGAATTGTTCAAACGACACGTGAATTTTCAGATGGTTCACTATTAAAATTTACTGAAATGAAATGGCTTACTCCTAATGGTCATTACATTCATGGTAAAGGAATAGAACCTGATACTAAAGTAGACGGTGCTGATTATGAAAATATGTCAGTTATCCCTTCAAATAAAGTCATTAAAGAAGGAGATAACTCGAAATATGTAAAATCTATCAAAGTGGGATTAAAGGCTTTGGGTTATAATGTAGGTTCAATAAACAATCGTTACGATGCAAGATTGAAAGAAGCCGTACAATCATTCCAAAGTGATTATGATTTGAATCATAATGGTATATTCAATAAAGAAACCAATCAATTATTTACTGAAAAACTTGTAGAAAAATCTACATCCGAAGATACAATGCTAAAAAATACGATAGAGCAAATAGAAAGAAAGGACAAACAATGATAAGAAAAGCGCATTATACAGACTTACCCGACATTATGACATTGACTTCGGCAGCTAAAGCGTTAATGTATCAAGATGGCAATCCACAATGGGACGAGTATTACCCTGTGAGTAAGCACTTTGAACAAGATATTCATTCAGAATCACTGTTTGTCCTAGAAGACGAAAATCATACCATTCAAGGTTTTATTGTGATTGATGCAATAATGCCTGAATGGTATAACACACTTGAATGGCCTATCCAATACGATACACATTCACTTGTTATACATCGCTTAGTTGCATCACAACAGTATCCGGGAATCGCTAAAAAATTAATGACATTTGCATTTGAACAAGCACGTGCGCATGATTCAAAGTATTTATTAACGGATACTT contains these protein-coding regions:
- a CDS encoding S41 family peptidase, whose amino-acid sequence is MKQQPKNFNPSSHEQKSPKYISLKYFIIGIILTILLTAAIVGGGLWYWTHQSSDAHIQKNAKKLSDVYEIIASDYYKNTDKDALLDDAIKGMTKSLNDPYTEYMTQEETQSFNEDVSGDFVGIGAEMAQKGDRIFIASPIKKAPAEKAGLKAKDELIAVDGQKVKGKSLNSVVKKVRGEKGTKVTLTIKRGEEEKEYTVTRDNIHVESVEYKKNGDIFVFKVNKFQEGTAGELKSTIQKAQQQGAKQILIDLRNNPGGLLDEAVKMANIFLDKGETVVQLEKGKNKQVIKTDGTPLKDIKNLNVSVLINEGSASASEVFAGALRDHKVATIYGQKSFGKGIVQTTREFSDGSLLKFTEMKWLTPNGHYIHGKGIEPDTKVDGADYENMSVIPSNKVIKEGDNSKYVKSIKVGLKALGYNVGSINNRYDARLKEAVQSFQSDYDLNHNGIFNKETNQLFTEKLVEKSTSEDTMLKNTIEQIERKDKQ
- a CDS encoding GNAT family N-acetyltransferase, which gives rise to MIRKAHYTDLPDIMTLTSAAKALMYQDGNPQWDEYYPVSKHFEQDIHSESLFVLEDENHTIQGFIVIDAIMPEWYNTLEWPIQYDTHSLVIHRLVASQQYPGIAKKLMTFAFEQARAHDSKYLLTDTFSLNQRAQKLFTKYNFIKVGEMTSETFPFDKGAPFYAYYKKLD